In a genomic window of Candidatus Binatia bacterium:
- a CDS encoding acyl-CoA dehydrogenase family protein translates to MDFGLSQDQVLLKDTIRRFLDEQCPTTRVRQVMEGPTGHDPELWSGLVGLGVTGLYVDAKYGGAGLELLDLALAAEELGYNATPGPFLGNALAQIALAEGGDDEQRQRWLPQLVDGSRIGTFALGEPDGEWSPEKLATRAEGGRLTGTKVLVPYGSLADVLIVAARDDGGPGLWLVERGAAGIKTTDYLCNDLTRRLSQVTLDGTPGVKLPNGARALERTRDAGCVLIAADAYGGCRRMLDMAVTYAKQREQFGRIIGAFQAVKHQLANLACELEPTLSLWWYAAHAFDRIQDESAHRAALAKSLLTDTFDRVARDTTELHGGIGFTWEYDLHLWFRRAIFDRSFLGDANEHRARAADLAGW, encoded by the coding sequence ATGGATTTCGGACTCTCCCAGGACCAGGTCCTGCTGAAGGACACCATCCGCCGCTTCCTCGACGAGCAGTGCCCGACGACGCGCGTGCGCCAGGTCATGGAAGGCCCGACCGGGCACGATCCGGAGCTGTGGAGCGGGCTCGTCGGCCTCGGCGTGACGGGGCTCTACGTCGATGCAAAATACGGCGGCGCGGGTCTCGAGCTGCTCGACTTGGCACTCGCGGCGGAGGAGCTCGGCTACAACGCGACGCCGGGACCGTTTCTCGGCAACGCGCTGGCGCAGATCGCGCTCGCGGAAGGCGGCGACGACGAGCAGCGCCAGCGCTGGCTGCCGCAGCTCGTCGACGGCAGCCGCATCGGCACCTTCGCGCTCGGCGAGCCCGACGGCGAGTGGTCTCCGGAGAAGCTCGCGACGCGCGCGGAGGGCGGCCGCCTGACCGGCACCAAGGTGCTCGTGCCGTACGGCTCGCTCGCCGACGTGCTGATCGTCGCGGCGCGCGACGACGGCGGTCCGGGTCTGTGGCTCGTCGAGCGCGGCGCGGCGGGCATCAAGACGACGGACTACCTGTGCAACGACCTCACGCGTCGCCTCTCCCAGGTGACGCTCGACGGCACGCCCGGCGTCAAGCTGCCGAACGGCGCGCGCGCCCTCGAGCGCACGCGCGACGCGGGCTGCGTCCTGATCGCGGCCGACGCCTACGGCGGCTGCCGGCGCATGCTCGACATGGCCGTCACGTACGCCAAGCAGCGCGAGCAGTTCGGGCGGATCATCGGCGCCTTCCAGGCCGTCAAGCATCAGCTCGCGAACCTCGCGTGCGAGCTCGAGCCGACGCTCTCGCTGTGGTGGTACGCGGCGCACGCCTTCGACCGCATCCAGGACGAGTCGGCGCACCGCGCCGCGCTCGCCAAGTCGCTGCTGACCGACACCTTCGACCGCGTCGCGCGCGACACGACCGAGCTGCACGGCGGCATCGGCTTCACCTGGGAGTACGACCTGCACCTGTGGTTCCGCCGTGCGATCTTCGACCGCAGCTTCCTCGGCGACGCCAACGAGCACCGCGCACGCGCCGCCGATCTGGCGGGATGGTGA
- the efp gene encoding elongation factor P produces the protein MLQTGDFKKGVRILVDGEPFVIEDVHVQTPSARGASSLTKVRLRNMRTGQILDKTFRGGDRVEEPNVELRSVQFLYRDGNDFHFMDAQSYDQFSLSAEELGDAVGYLKDGMEGLRSVVFNDRVISVDLPTTVVLQVVDTTPAIKGATAQAQTKAATLETGLVIQVPSYLESGEYVQVDTREARFVARAKS, from the coding sequence ATGCTGCAAACGGGAGACTTCAAGAAGGGCGTGCGGATCCTCGTCGACGGCGAGCCGTTCGTGATCGAGGACGTGCACGTGCAGACGCCGTCGGCGCGCGGCGCCTCGTCGCTGACCAAGGTGCGGCTGCGCAACATGCGCACCGGGCAGATCCTCGACAAGACGTTCCGCGGCGGCGACCGCGTCGAGGAGCCCAACGTCGAGCTGCGCTCGGTGCAGTTCCTCTACCGCGACGGCAACGACTTCCACTTCATGGACGCGCAGAGCTACGACCAGTTCTCGCTCAGCGCGGAGGAGCTGGGCGACGCCGTCGGCTACCTGAAGGACGGCATGGAGGGGCTGCGCTCGGTGGTGTTCAACGACCGCGTGATCTCGGTCGACCTGCCGACCACGGTCGTCCTGCAGGTCGTCGACACCACGCCGGCCATCAAGGGCGCGACCGCGCAGGCGCAGACCAAGGCCGCGACCCTCGAGACCGGGCTCGTCATCCAGGTGCCGTCCTACCTCGAGAGCGGCGAGTACGTGCAGGTCGACACGCGCGAGGCGCGCTTCGTCGCGCGCGCAAAATCGTGA
- the dcd gene encoding dCTP deaminase, translating to MILTHDAILAEIERGRVVIEPFDPEQVGPASIDLHLGDEIRVLAGGPHVIDVNDQADYRTVTEVRPLREPYVLSPGETIHGITRERITLPGDIAGWLEGRSRFARLGLMIHVTAGFVSPGVSNRQVLEISNVATRPLAIHAGTRICQIVLQRCEGNAIYAGRFATQERL from the coding sequence ATGATCCTCACGCATGACGCGATCCTCGCCGAGATCGAGCGCGGCCGCGTCGTCATCGAGCCGTTCGACCCGGAGCAGGTCGGGCCCGCGTCCATCGACCTCCACCTCGGCGACGAGATCCGCGTCCTCGCCGGCGGGCCGCACGTGATCGACGTCAACGACCAGGCCGACTACCGCACCGTCACCGAGGTGCGGCCGCTGCGCGAACCCTACGTGCTGTCGCCGGGCGAGACCATCCACGGCATCACGCGCGAGCGCATCACCCTGCCGGGCGACATCGCAGGCTGGCTGGAAGGACGCTCGCGCTTCGCACGCCTCGGGCTGATGATCCACGTCACCGCGGGCTTCGTCAGCCCGGGCGTGTCGAACCGTCAGGTGCTCGAGATCAGCAACGTCGCGACGCGGCCGCTCGCGATCCACGCCGGCACCCGGATCTGCCAGATCGTGCTGCAGCGCTGCGAGGGCAACGCGATCTACGCCGGACGCTTCGCGACGCAGGAGAGGCTGTAG
- a CDS encoding agmatine deiminase family protein produces the protein MTTPASTPRELGYRWPAEWEPHDATWLAWPHKEASWPGKFELVPLVFVEMVRALVPGERVEILVNDAVREDEVRALLIDKGVSLERVGFHRIPTDDAWIRDHGPIFVVGKRPGDLAALDWGYNAWGGKYPPWDLDDQVPQHVARQLGVPCFSPGMILEGGSIDGDGEGTLLTTEACLLNPNRNPQLSREQIEARLKDYLGVERVLWLGDGIVGDDTDGHVDDLTRFVAPGVVVTVVEEDPRDENYRALQDNLARLRTMRDARGRALDVVTLPMPDPVEYEGHRLPASYANFYIGNAAVLVPTFGCPNDERALATLERLFPGRRVVGIRANDLVWGLGAFHCLTQQQPRA, from the coding sequence TTGACGACGCCCGCTAGCACCCCGCGCGAGCTCGGCTACCGCTGGCCCGCCGAGTGGGAGCCGCACGATGCGACGTGGCTCGCGTGGCCCCACAAGGAAGCCTCGTGGCCCGGCAAGTTCGAGCTGGTGCCGCTGGTGTTCGTCGAGATGGTGCGCGCGCTCGTGCCCGGCGAGCGCGTCGAGATCCTGGTCAACGACGCCGTGCGCGAGGACGAGGTGCGCGCGCTGCTGATCGACAAGGGCGTGTCGCTCGAGCGCGTCGGCTTCCACCGCATCCCGACCGACGACGCGTGGATCCGCGACCACGGCCCGATCTTCGTCGTCGGCAAGCGTCCGGGCGATCTCGCGGCGCTCGACTGGGGCTACAACGCGTGGGGCGGCAAGTACCCGCCGTGGGATCTCGACGACCAGGTGCCGCAGCACGTCGCGCGTCAGCTCGGCGTCCCGTGCTTCTCGCCGGGCATGATCCTCGAGGGCGGCTCGATCGACGGCGACGGGGAGGGCACGCTGCTCACGACCGAGGCGTGCTTGCTCAACCCGAACCGCAACCCGCAGCTGTCGCGCGAGCAGATCGAGGCGCGGCTGAAGGACTACCTCGGCGTCGAGCGCGTGCTCTGGCTCGGCGACGGCATCGTCGGCGACGACACCGACGGCCACGTCGACGATCTCACGCGCTTCGTCGCGCCGGGCGTCGTGGTCACGGTGGTCGAGGAAGACCCGCGCGACGAGAACTACCGCGCGCTGCAGGACAACCTCGCGCGCCTGCGCACGATGCGCGACGCCCGCGGGCGCGCGCTCGACGTCGTCACGCTGCCGATGCCCGACCCCGTCGAGTACGAGGGACACCGCCTGCCCGCGAGCTACGCGAACTTCTACATCGGCAACGCCGCGGTGCTGGTGCCGACCTTCGGCTGTCCGAACGACGAGCGCGCGCTGGCGACGCTCGAGCGGCTCTTTCCGGGGCGCCGGGTGGTCGGGATCCGCGCCAACGATCTCGTGTGGGGGCTCGGCGCCTTCCACTGCTTGACGCAGCAGCAGCCGCGCGCGTGA
- a CDS encoding carbon-nitrogen hydrolase has protein sequence MTTKSGRSVKVGLVQMRCSEDVRDNLARALARIDEAAAGGAQIVCLPELFRSRYFCQAEDHANFALAEPIPGPSTEALSQAAKKNGVVVVGSLFERRAAGVYHNTAVVLDADGSLLGVYRKMHIPDDPLYYEKFYFTPGDLGFRSFQTRFARIGVLVCWDQWFPEAARLTALTGAEILFYPTAIGWHQSEKAEYGKQQHEAWELVQRSHAVANGVFVAVPNRVGIEGTVEFWGASFVAAPFGPLLARASHDREELLLVDCDLERIEETRQHWPFLRDRRVDFYSGLTRQLLDDAR, from the coding sequence ATGACCACGAAGAGCGGACGGTCGGTGAAGGTCGGCCTCGTGCAGATGCGCTGCTCGGAGGACGTGCGCGACAACCTCGCGCGCGCGCTCGCGCGGATCGACGAGGCCGCGGCCGGCGGCGCGCAGATCGTCTGCCTGCCGGAGCTCTTCCGCTCGCGCTACTTCTGCCAGGCCGAGGACCACGCCAACTTCGCGCTCGCCGAGCCCATCCCGGGTCCGAGCACGGAGGCGCTGTCGCAGGCGGCGAAGAAGAACGGCGTCGTGGTCGTCGGCTCGCTCTTCGAGCGCCGGGCGGCGGGCGTCTACCACAACACCGCGGTCGTGCTCGACGCCGACGGCAGCCTGCTCGGCGTCTACCGCAAGATGCACATCCCCGACGACCCGCTCTACTACGAGAAGTTCTACTTCACCCCGGGCGATCTCGGCTTCCGCAGCTTCCAGACGCGGTTTGCGCGCATCGGGGTGCTGGTCTGCTGGGACCAGTGGTTCCCCGAGGCCGCGCGGCTCACGGCGCTGACCGGCGCGGAGATCCTCTTCTACCCGACCGCGATCGGCTGGCATCAGTCGGAGAAGGCCGAGTACGGCAAGCAGCAGCACGAAGCGTGGGAGCTCGTGCAGCGCTCGCACGCGGTCGCGAACGGCGTCTTCGTCGCCGTGCCGAACCGCGTCGGTATCGAGGGCACGGTCGAGTTCTGGGGCGCGTCGTTCGTCGCCGCGCCGTTCGGACCGCTCCTTGCGCGCGCGAGCCACGATCGCGAAGAGCTGCTGCTCGTCGATTGTGACCTCGAGCGCATCGAGGAGACCCGCCAGCACTGGCCATTCCTGCGTGACCGCCGTGTCGACTTCTACTCCGGACTCACCCGACAGCTCCTTGACGACGCCCGCTAG
- the thiD gene encoding bifunctional hydroxymethylpyrimidine kinase/phosphomethylpyrimidine kinase, whose product MSTKVALTVAGSDPSGGAGIQADLKTFAAFRVYGAAVLTCVTAQNTLGVRATGELPADLVAAQLDAVLEDLDVGAVKTGMLGRAEIVEVVAERLARLRAPLVVDPVMVATSGDALLDAAGATALRERLLPLARLVTPNLDEAAALVGRPVHDVAAMRDAARAIQALGPRAVLVKGGHLTDVACDVLLDGDALHELTAPRVDVPRLHGTGCTLSAAIAALLARGASLLDAVRTAKAWLHEAIARAPAVGHGARPVDHTVRPPLPDDEERATVAPPPDRGYGRRS is encoded by the coding sequence ATGAGCACCAAGGTCGCGCTCACCGTCGCCGGCTCCGACCCGAGCGGCGGCGCCGGCATCCAGGCGGACCTCAAGACCTTCGCCGCCTTCCGCGTCTACGGCGCCGCGGTGCTGACCTGCGTCACCGCGCAGAACACGCTCGGCGTGCGCGCCACCGGCGAGCTGCCGGCGGACCTCGTCGCGGCGCAGCTCGACGCCGTGCTCGAGGACCTCGACGTCGGCGCGGTGAAGACCGGCATGCTCGGCCGCGCGGAGATCGTCGAGGTCGTCGCCGAGCGGCTCGCGCGCCTGCGCGCGCCGCTGGTGGTCGATCCGGTGATGGTGGCGACGAGCGGCGACGCTCTGCTCGACGCGGCCGGAGCAACGGCGCTGCGCGAGCGTCTGCTGCCGCTCGCGCGGCTCGTCACGCCGAACCTCGACGAGGCGGCGGCGCTCGTCGGACGTCCGGTGCACGACGTCGCTGCGATGCGCGACGCCGCGCGCGCGATCCAGGCGCTCGGTCCGCGCGCCGTGCTGGTCAAGGGCGGCCACCTCACGGACGTCGCCTGCGACGTCCTGCTCGACGGCGACGCGCTGCACGAGCTCACGGCGCCGCGCGTCGACGTGCCGCGGCTGCACGGCACCGGCTGCACGCTGTCGGCGGCGATCGCCGCGCTGCTCGCGCGCGGGGCGTCGTTGCTTGACGCCGTGCGCACGGCCAAGGCGTGGCTGCACGAGGCGATCGCGCGCGCGCCGGCGGTCGGTCACGGCGCGCGTCCCGTCGACCACACCGTGCGTCCGCCGCTGCCCGACGACGAGGAAAGGGCCACGGTGGCACCCCCGCCGGACCGCGGCTATGGTCGAAGATCATGA